One stretch of Chryseobacterium fluminis DNA includes these proteins:
- a CDS encoding alpha/beta hydrolase-fold protein: MRNIKTITTMLGMFSAMMFSQEFTTSVTASKNNGFPKVDTKGHALFRVHFPKANSVILEGGDGMKNIKSTTKKEQDGFWEISAEGMEIGFHYYWFNVDGQRTNDPNSQLYFGYGQPTSGIEIPSGEDFFQEKNVRHGKIVNDSIYSKITESKRNLKIYLPPGYRTKKFPVLYLYHGTGEDITGWVKQGYINNILDHLFAEKKAREMIVVMDYGIALSSAEEKLPDNYERTVISTKNLDKIMVDELIPYIETRYKTNGKRAVAGLSRGSYQAMYIGAAHPELFSAVGSFSPVIYEGTPDHPFKELPLDNVLKSKQKPLFFIGIGEKEDARFVKFNQTIVSYLYKNNYPYLQYTSPSTYHEWLTWRRCLYQFAQKIFK; this comes from the coding sequence ATGAGAAATATTAAAACAATAACTACTATGCTCGGAATGTTTTCAGCGATGATGTTTTCTCAGGAGTTTACCACTTCAGTTACTGCATCAAAAAACAACGGGTTTCCCAAAGTTGATACCAAGGGACATGCATTGTTCAGAGTGCATTTCCCGAAAGCAAATTCAGTGATCCTGGAGGGCGGAGACGGAATGAAAAATATAAAATCGACCACAAAGAAGGAGCAGGATGGCTTCTGGGAAATTTCTGCTGAAGGAATGGAGATTGGATTTCATTACTACTGGTTTAATGTGGATGGCCAGCGTACTAACGATCCGAATTCACAACTCTATTTCGGATACGGCCAGCCCACGAGCGGAATCGAAATCCCGTCAGGTGAAGATTTTTTTCAGGAGAAAAATGTGCGGCACGGGAAAATTGTAAATGACAGTATTTATTCAAAAATTACAGAAAGTAAAAGGAACTTAAAAATTTATCTTCCACCGGGTTACAGGACTAAAAAGTTTCCGGTTTTATACCTTTATCATGGTACCGGAGAAGATATTACCGGTTGGGTAAAACAGGGATATATCAACAATATTCTTGATCATCTTTTTGCAGAAAAAAAAGCACGGGAAATGATTGTGGTGATGGATTACGGCATTGCCCTCAGTTCTGCTGAGGAAAAATTACCGGATAATTATGAAAGAACCGTTATTTCTACTAAAAACCTGGATAAAATTATGGTTGATGAGTTGATTCCATATATAGAAACTAGATATAAAACTAACGGTAAAAGGGCTGTTGCCGGACTGTCCCGCGGAAGCTACCAGGCGATGTACATCGGAGCTGCTCATCCTGAGCTGTTTTCAGCCGTTGGATCCTTCAGTCCTGTTATTTATGAAGGTACACCAGATCATCCTTTTAAAGAACTACCTTTGGATAATGTATTGAAATCAAAACAGAAACCCCTGTTTTTTATCGGAATCGGTGAAAAGGAAGATGCCCGCTTTGTTAAATTTAATCAGACGATCGTTAGTTATCTTTATAAAAATAACTATCCCTATCTTCAGTATACCTCACCCTCTACCTATCATGAATGGCTTACATGGAGAAGATGTCTCTATCAGTTTGCGCAGAAAATTTTTAAATAA
- a CDS encoding PQQ-dependent sugar dehydrogenase produces the protein MKNYLLPAAALLMFSCNENKNKPATAGQTDEAVTQTDTLKLPPPDEKSAKNKFSNVIGWGHDKAPAAPAGFTVTRFAENIKSPRNIIQGENGDVFVVLSNSERSATEKIKNDISGKSDAEVGGKSANKILVYRDANKDGIPESSSVFLDNLNQPYGMLIIKDRFYVANTDGLWVYPYKPGEMKLTQPGKKIVNLPAGGYNNHWTRNLTTNKDQSKIYISVGSGSNVGENGMENEVRRANILEVNPDGTGEKIYAAGLRNPVGMSWNPATGELWTVVNERDELGDELVPDYLTSVKQNAFYGWPYAYFGKNEDPRRKGEKPDLVSKTIVPDVPLGSHTASLGLTFYTGAQFPEKYQNGAFIGQHGSWNRSSLVGYQVAFVPFKNGKAAGPYQPFLTGFIADEAKGDVYGRPVGVLQLKDGSLLVADDVSGVVWRVSYGKK, from the coding sequence ATGAAAAATTACCTTTTACCGGCAGCCGCGCTGCTGATGTTCAGTTGCAACGAAAATAAAAATAAGCCAGCTACAGCAGGTCAGACAGATGAGGCGGTCACCCAAACGGATACATTAAAATTACCTCCTCCGGATGAGAAAAGTGCCAAAAATAAATTCAGTAACGTAATAGGATGGGGGCATGACAAGGCTCCTGCCGCTCCTGCAGGATTTACAGTGACACGGTTTGCAGAAAATATAAAAAGTCCCAGAAATATCATTCAGGGAGAAAACGGCGATGTTTTTGTGGTGCTTTCCAACTCGGAAAGATCGGCCACCGAAAAAATAAAAAATGATATCAGCGGAAAAAGCGATGCTGAGGTCGGGGGAAAATCGGCCAATAAAATATTAGTGTACCGTGATGCCAATAAAGACGGTATTCCGGAATCTTCATCTGTATTTTTGGATAACCTGAACCAGCCTTATGGTATGCTGATTATTAAAGACCGGTTTTATGTAGCCAATACCGACGGACTTTGGGTATATCCCTATAAACCGGGAGAGATGAAACTCACTCAACCCGGAAAAAAAATCGTAAATCTTCCGGCTGGAGGATATAATAACCACTGGACCCGGAATTTAACGACCAACAAGGATCAGTCAAAAATTTATATCTCCGTAGGATCTGGGAGTAACGTCGGGGAAAACGGAATGGAAAATGAGGTAAGAAGAGCCAACATTCTTGAGGTAAATCCTGACGGAACCGGCGAAAAAATATATGCTGCAGGACTCAGAAATCCTGTGGGAATGAGCTGGAATCCTGCAACAGGAGAGCTCTGGACCGTAGTGAATGAAAGAGATGAGCTGGGAGATGAGCTGGTTCCGGATTATCTGACGAGTGTAAAGCAGAATGCTTTCTATGGCTGGCCATACGCTTATTTCGGTAAGAATGAGGATCCGAGACGCAAAGGAGAGAAGCCTGATCTTGTATCTAAAACCATCGTTCCTGATGTGCCGTTGGGAAGTCACACGGCGTCTTTGGGACTCACGTTTTATACCGGTGCCCAATTTCCTGAAAAATATCAAAACGGTGCCTTTATTGGCCAGCATGGGTCGTGGAACCGCTCCTCACTGGTAGGGTACCAGGTGGCATTTGTCCCCTTTAAAAACGGGAAGGCTGCGGGTCCTTATCAGCCATTTCTGACCGGTTTTATAGCGGATGAAGCAAAAGGTGACGTGTACGGAAGACCCGTCGGTGTTCTTCAGCTTAAAGACGGATCATTGCTGGTAGCGGACGATGTCAGCGGAGTTGTCTGGAGAGTATCCTACGGTAAAAAATAA
- a CDS encoding YihY/virulence factor BrkB family protein, producing the protein MIKNIKFFWEVLKETFAEWNKSSASENSASLAYYAIFSIPGLLIIIIWIAGYFFGQEAIQGEISNQISGLMGNDTAESVEGMVTGALIDKENIVMKIVGIGSLVFGSTTLFFQLQKSLNSLWDVEAAPKKAWEKFILDRANSLGMILILGFLLMVTMVLSSAISLFNNFITRYFGLETYIIVEIINFAIGFGVVMILFALMFKMLPDAEISWKPVWRGAFLTAILFTLGKFLLSLYFSEFKPTSTFGTAGTVILIMLWINYSCMLVFFGVEFTKVYSYKKGYKIVPSKHAKWSKAKLYEEETVEKLPKS; encoded by the coding sequence ATGATTAAAAATATTAAATTCTTCTGGGAAGTTTTAAAAGAGACCTTTGCCGAATGGAATAAGTCTTCGGCCTCCGAAAACTCAGCAAGTCTCGCTTATTATGCCATTTTTTCCATCCCGGGACTGCTGATCATTATTATCTGGATTGCAGGATATTTTTTCGGACAGGAAGCCATACAGGGCGAGATCAGCAATCAGATCAGCGGTCTGATGGGAAATGATACAGCCGAAAGTGTCGAAGGAATGGTAACGGGAGCACTCATCGACAAAGAAAACATTGTGATGAAGATTGTAGGGATCGGATCACTGGTTTTTGGTTCCACTACACTATTTTTTCAACTGCAGAAGTCACTGAACAGCCTTTGGGATGTGGAAGCCGCACCGAAGAAAGCATGGGAAAAATTCATTTTAGACAGAGCCAATTCCCTGGGAATGATTCTTATTCTGGGGTTCCTGTTAATGGTGACGATGGTACTGTCATCTGCCATCAGCTTATTTAATAACTTTATTACACGGTATTTTGGATTAGAAACTTATATCATTGTTGAGATTATCAATTTTGCCATCGGTTTTGGAGTGGTTATGATTTTATTTGCACTTATGTTTAAAATGCTGCCTGATGCCGAAATCAGCTGGAAGCCTGTCTGGAGAGGTGCCTTTTTAACTGCCATCTTGTTCACGCTCGGTAAATTTTTACTCAGTTTATATTTCAGCGAATTTAAGCCTACCTCAACTTTCGGAACTGCAGGAACGGTGATCCTGATTATGTTGTGGATCAATTACTCCTGTATGCTTGTTTTCTTCGGTGTCGAATTTACAAAGGTGTACAGTTACAAAAAAGGTTACAAAATCGTTCCGTCAAAACATGCCAAATGGAGTAAAGCCAAACTGTATGAGGAAGAAACCGTAGAAAAACTTCCAAAATCATAG
- a CDS encoding BamA/TamA family outer membrane protein, translating to MMNKSVVILIFFLNCFAYLQAQEKKDSLYYKIEKFSDQRKVTKFIYRFIFRREADSVSVKSRDEKLSQKTYQGKYIRNIHIETIDPFGYRSEDKKENTKWYDWFTNHLHSNTKSSTVNNYLLFKEGEEYNAQKLYESERLLRTMHFINRVNISVSDSTSTKDSIDVLVKVLDSWSLKPRLSYSGSRIGVGVTEENILGLGHELNLLYRNDSKEKQDYVLGSYTAYNILGSYINAQVLGERDFFKNERVNFNAYRDFFSPLTKWAGGFTFEYFMRKVLLPIETDTAFPEVQIKVYSQDVWGGYQIPVSSHTHEKITGNIALIGRFQNYQYKDRPETDQYQYFSSYTSFLMSAGFIKRNFSVQKNIFQYDLPEDIAYGNSVNLTAGMLSRSHEVLPYAGISASYGSFTKLGYFNVKAQFGRFFNEDPRNRESFRLDGTYFTNLSDWKFAKTRHFFSPTLALGNPQHNYSYINRINLSAADEFPVYDPDYIGTKKLVLRYQLQLFVNKTWKNFHFSPYLTAAVGWLGLPDDELLKTRTNTKIGIGVLINNPYLVFNRLQISFTYYPHVPFDNNAVFDFNSNRNNTLPINTLATEVPHFVNFAN from the coding sequence ATGATGAATAAGTCAGTTGTAATTTTAATTTTCTTTTTAAATTGTTTTGCATATTTGCAGGCACAGGAGAAAAAGGATTCGCTCTATTACAAGATAGAAAAATTTTCAGATCAGCGGAAGGTCACGAAATTTATTTACCGTTTTATTTTTCGTAGAGAAGCAGACTCGGTTTCCGTAAAATCACGAGATGAAAAACTGTCGCAGAAAACGTATCAGGGTAAATATATAAGAAATATTCATATAGAAACCATTGACCCTTTTGGATATCGTTCTGAAGACAAAAAAGAAAACACGAAATGGTATGATTGGTTTACGAACCATCTTCATTCAAACACAAAATCTTCTACGGTTAATAATTATTTACTTTTTAAGGAAGGTGAAGAATACAATGCCCAAAAATTATACGAATCCGAACGTTTGCTGAGAACGATGCACTTCATCAACAGAGTTAATATAAGTGTATCCGACAGTACATCAACAAAAGACTCGATCGATGTTTTGGTTAAAGTTCTGGATTCCTGGAGCCTGAAGCCAAGGCTCAGTTATTCCGGAAGCAGAATAGGCGTTGGGGTTACCGAAGAAAATATATTGGGCTTAGGACACGAACTGAATCTTCTGTACAGGAATGATTCAAAAGAAAAACAGGATTATGTTTTAGGAAGCTATACGGCCTATAATATTTTGGGATCGTATATCAATGCCCAGGTTTTGGGAGAGCGGGATTTTTTTAAAAATGAAAGGGTCAACTTCAATGCCTACAGAGACTTCTTTTCACCATTAACAAAATGGGCCGGTGGTTTTACTTTTGAATATTTTATGCGTAAGGTACTGCTCCCAATAGAGACTGATACAGCGTTCCCGGAAGTTCAGATCAAAGTCTACAGTCAGGATGTATGGGGAGGATATCAGATTCCGGTCTCATCTCATACACATGAAAAAATAACGGGGAATATTGCATTGATCGGGAGATTTCAGAATTATCAGTACAAAGACCGTCCGGAAACAGATCAATACCAGTACTTCAGTTCTTATACCAGCTTTTTGATGTCTGCGGGTTTTATAAAGCGGAACTTCTCGGTTCAGAAAAATATCTTTCAATATGACCTGCCGGAAGATATTGCATATGGCAACTCAGTGAACCTGACGGCAGGGATGCTGTCGAGAAGTCATGAGGTATTGCCGTATGCCGGAATTTCCGCCTCTTACGGAAGTTTTACAAAACTCGGCTATTTTAACGTGAAAGCCCAATTTGGAAGATTTTTTAATGAAGATCCCCGGAACCGGGAATCTTTTCGTCTGGATGGAACGTATTTTACAAACCTTTCGGATTGGAAATTTGCCAAAACAAGGCATTTTTTTTCTCCTACCTTAGCCCTGGGAAATCCACAGCATAATTATTCTTATATCAACCGGATCAACCTTTCTGCGGCGGATGAGTTCCCGGTTTATGATCCGGATTATATCGGGACAAAAAAACTGGTATTGAGATATCAGTTGCAGCTTTTTGTCAACAAAACATGGAAGAATTTTCATTTCAGCCCGTATCTGACTGCGGCAGTGGGCTGGCTGGGTTTACCCGATGATGAGCTGCTGAAGACCAGAACAAATACAAAAATAGGAATCGGTGTTTTAATTAATAATCCTTACCTGGTTTTCAACAGGCTGCAGATTTCTTTTACGTATTATCCCCATGTACCTTTTGATAATAATGCTGTTTTTGATTTTAACAGTAACCGAAATAATACTTTGCCAATCAATACCCTGGCAACTGAGGTACCGCATTTTGTGAATTTTGCAAATTAA
- a CDS encoding peptidase associated/transthyretin-like domain-containing protein, with product MKSKYIIFFCFIFLCIAKTVYAQSFVSGTVLSEDGFFISNVLVYNISNQKSTYTDSEGKFNIEGNLSEELRFIKEGYERKSEKISNLYPLKVLLIKKPFEIEEVRLNVLSGNLLMDSKRIKIDNSKEKLEKEIGLPKLKGVQRERVPTVSNDVIVPLLFGSIKIDAVYKLISGDARRMKSLYKYQDLQEKVKWIRERIEDDYFVKFKIPEEKIGEFLEFAIRSNPNIISSIKSNKIEAVRFELNISIDMYSSRLNKK from the coding sequence TTGAAAAGTAAATATATCATTTTCTTTTGTTTTATATTTTTATGTATTGCAAAAACAGTATATGCCCAATCTTTTGTCAGTGGTACAGTCTTATCAGAAGACGGCTTTTTTATTAGTAATGTATTAGTCTATAATATTTCCAATCAAAAAAGTACTTATACCGATTCGGAAGGGAAATTTAATATTGAAGGAAATCTTAGTGAAGAACTTAGATTTATAAAAGAGGGGTATGAAAGAAAATCCGAGAAAATTAGTAATTTATATCCTTTAAAAGTTTTACTTATAAAGAAGCCCTTTGAAATAGAAGAAGTAAGACTAAATGTTCTTTCAGGCAATTTGCTAATGGATTCCAAACGGATCAAAATTGATAATTCTAAAGAAAAATTAGAAAAAGAGATTGGGCTTCCAAAACTCAAAGGAGTTCAAAGGGAAAGAGTGCCTACAGTAAGCAATGATGTTATTGTACCTCTATTATTTGGATCAATAAAAATTGATGCTGTTTATAAATTAATTAGTGGTGATGCTAGAAGAATGAAATCTTTATACAAGTATCAAGATTTACAAGAAAAGGTTAAATGGATCAGAGAAAGAATTGAAGATGATTATTTTGTGAAATTTAAAATTCCAGAAGAGAAAATAGGCGAATTTTTAGAATTCGCAATCCGATCCAATCCTAATATAATTTCAAGCATAAAATCAAATAAAATAGAAGCTGTTCGTTTTGAATTGAATATTTCTATAGATATGTATAGTTCTAGATTAAATAAAAAGTGA
- a CDS encoding carboxypeptidase-like regulatory domain-containing protein: MKICFFSLFIGVFLSAQTITGKVLSQYDNSPVPYARIGIGSEENGAIADENGNYKLDLSNINKDLNLNVHVGGFEKFSVSINSFLQNSSHNILLNEKIRDIAEVVITPKQFKDKHWGVDSKSKKILFATYPERKKEKEEQSRELAIKFSNNKKVKIQKINLNISDFQTDVPVRLRINVYDEKNGIPNQSVLYKDITGIVTRDSIVNNTFTLDVSDDDIYVNSNFFVSIQFMNFFKGHIFISGAFFKTVFKRKYYGSWEKSTIASPAINIYVKVEK; encoded by the coding sequence ATGAAAATTTGTTTTTTCTCTTTATTTATTGGTGTATTTTTAAGTGCACAAACAATAACAGGCAAGGTATTATCTCAATACGACAACAGTCCTGTTCCTTATGCAAGGATTGGTATTGGTAGTGAAGAAAACGGCGCTATTGCGGATGAAAATGGTAATTACAAACTTGATTTAAGTAATATAAATAAAGATTTAAATTTAAATGTACATGTTGGAGGTTTTGAAAAATTTTCAGTGTCAATTAATAGCTTTTTACAAAATAGCAGTCATAATATTCTTTTAAATGAGAAAATAAGGGATATTGCAGAAGTTGTTATTACCCCTAAACAATTTAAAGATAAGCATTGGGGAGTAGACTCTAAATCGAAGAAGATTTTGTTTGCGACATATCCTGAAAGAAAAAAAGAAAAAGAAGAGCAATCTCGCGAATTGGCAATTAAATTTTCAAACAACAAAAAGGTAAAGATTCAAAAAATAAACCTCAATATTTCGGATTTTCAAACAGATGTGCCTGTTAGGTTGAGAATTAATGTGTATGACGAAAAAAATGGTATTCCTAATCAATCTGTTCTGTACAAGGATATTACAGGGATTGTGACAAGAGATTCAATTGTAAATAATACATTTACTCTTGATGTGAGTGATGACGATATTTATGTAAATAGTAATTTTTTTGTTAGCATACAATTTATGAATTTTTTTAAAGGACATATTTTCATTAGTGGCGCATTCTTTAAAACTGTATTTAAAAGAAAGTACTATGGTAGTTGGGAAAAATCAACAATAGCTTCTCCTGCTATTAATATTTATGTAAAAGTTGAAAAGTAA
- a CDS encoding lanthionine synthetase LanC family protein: protein MEYSQKTIDSIKIIKDFVLYIQEPDDFSIGSGLSAKNLFLYNYAIAFKDDEVLEYVISSFETVYESLENKLSNSGLISGCTGIVWFYLYLCKHGAFELDSNLVDFFDEFFIKGTLLEKKNGNYDLFYGFLGYAVYFLQKSKMRLSKNNNHLNFFVDSLEEIAQKDKNGIFG, encoded by the coding sequence ATGGAATACAGTCAAAAAACAATAGATTCAATAAAAATTATTAAAGATTTTGTTCTATATATTCAAGAGCCTGATGATTTTTCAATTGGTTCAGGTTTATCAGCTAAAAATCTTTTCTTATATAATTATGCAATAGCGTTTAAAGATGATGAGGTATTAGAGTATGTAATAAGTAGTTTTGAAACAGTGTATGAATCTTTAGAAAATAAGCTTAGTAATTCTGGACTTATTAGCGGCTGTACAGGAATTGTTTGGTTCTATCTATATTTATGTAAGCATGGAGCCTTCGAGCTAGACTCAAATCTTGTTGATTTTTTCGATGAATTTTTTATAAAAGGTACATTGCTCGAAAAAAAAAATGGAAACTATGATTTATTCTATGGCTTTTTAGGATATGCTGTTTATTTTTTGCAAAAATCTAAAATGAGACTATCTAAAAATAATAACCATCTTAATTTTTTTGTTGATTCTTTAGAAGAAATTGCTCAAAAAGATAAAAATGGGATTTTTGGTTAG
- a CDS encoding lantibiotic dehydratase codes for MNDKFLTYSIYLSSPSLYFHLINEKNENEKLKNTLTKYISRIGYRTIPFGAFSGVGLIKTKYDKNNDGKLTIKDKYTKSLLDLSLSYKRNIYLSSNTNYEDYKFSVNPTVKYNKGKYRYVDFKVDANGNLNCSYTSFNSNSYIKKIFALMNKGKTITEVIYSIVDEAVEYEDANNFINELIESKILISDFEPSTIGFDGLQKSNDKINSFLGKIDNLNFNDRIKIQYSIQKRQTENGNISQNDNLLYVNTFFSSEGSFSNKQISLIKQSIDILNEFLIRFKQDEFFAINDFKNKFERRFEEEPVSILDALDPEKGIVYSSNKSIENVFELMDSFFLKKINNNLDNKVAYINDIELNQILKLKKTHQTDRSPTGCARVSLYKENDSDFIYIKSLSPHSPTRVLSRFTNANEEIHALCLEIANYEDNEFSETILAELDFLPNIYQGNILNRSRFRKYRIIIHSKENSKYCIPINDLFLKIHNGELVIISKKLKKIIIPSFSTALDVNKSDILPMIKFLVDYYYSQFNHTIGFLVISPILSTLKSRAFS; via the coding sequence ATTAATGATAAATTTTTAACATATTCAATATATTTATCTTCCCCTTCATTATATTTTCATTTAATCAATGAAAAAAATGAAAATGAAAAACTAAAAAATACATTAACAAAATATATTAGCAGAATTGGATATAGAACCATTCCATTTGGTGCTTTTTCTGGAGTGGGATTGATAAAGACAAAATATGATAAAAATAATGACGGAAAATTAACAATTAAAGATAAATACACTAAATCATTACTTGATTTAAGCCTTTCATATAAAAGAAACATTTATTTATCATCGAACACCAATTATGAAGATTATAAATTTAGCGTAAATCCAACTGTTAAATATAATAAAGGAAAATATAGGTACGTTGACTTTAAGGTTGATGCCAATGGTAATCTCAATTGTAGTTATACATCATTTAATAGCAACTCCTATATCAAAAAGATATTTGCTTTAATGAACAAGGGAAAAACTATTACAGAAGTCATTTATTCAATAGTTGACGAGGCTGTAGAATATGAAGATGCTAACAATTTTATAAATGAGCTTATTGAAAGTAAAATACTTATATCCGATTTTGAACCATCAACAATAGGTTTTGATGGTTTACAGAAAAGCAATGATAAAATCAATAGTTTTTTGGGCAAAATTGATAATCTTAACTTTAATGATAGGATAAAGATTCAATATAGTATACAAAAAAGACAAACAGAAAACGGGAATATTTCTCAAAACGACAATCTATTATATGTTAATACTTTTTTTTCGTCTGAAGGTAGTTTTTCCAATAAACAAATTTCACTGATAAAACAATCAATTGATATTCTTAATGAATTTCTAATAAGATTCAAGCAGGATGAGTTTTTTGCTATTAATGATTTTAAAAATAAATTTGAAAGAAGGTTTGAAGAAGAGCCAGTTTCTATTTTAGATGCTTTAGATCCAGAAAAAGGTATTGTATATTCAAGTAATAAGTCAATAGAAAACGTTTTTGAATTGATGGATAGTTTTTTCTTGAAAAAAATAAATAATAATCTTGATAATAAAGTAGCTTATATAAATGATATCGAATTAAACCAAATATTAAAACTTAAAAAAACTCATCAAACAGATAGAAGTCCGACAGGATGTGCTAGAGTTAGTTTGTATAAAGAAAATGATTCTGATTTTATTTATATAAAATCCCTGTCCCCCCATAGTCCCACAAGAGTTTTATCTCGGTTTACTAATGCTAATGAAGAGATACACGCGTTATGTTTGGAAATAGCAAATTATGAAGATAATGAGTTTTCTGAAACTATATTAGCTGAACTCGATTTTTTACCCAATATTTATCAAGGAAATATCCTAAACAGATCAAGATTTAGAAAGTATAGAATTATTATTCATAGTAAAGAAAACTCAAAGTATTGTATTCCAATAAATGATTTATTTTTAAAAATACATAATGGAGAATTAGTAATTATATCTAAAAAATTGAAAAAAATAATAATCCCTTCTTTTTCAACAGCATTAGATGTAAATAAATCAGATATATTACCAATGATTAAATTTTTGGTTGATTACTATTATAGCCAGTTTAATCACACTATTGGTTTCCTTGTAATCTCACCCATCTTAAGTACACTTAAAAGTAGAGCTTTTAGTTAA
- a CDS encoding IS3 family transposase (programmed frameshift): protein MKNSKFSEVQIIKILAEQNQGRTVNEICREHGISQPTFYKWKSKYGGLDVQQLSKMKELEKELSQYKKIVAELTLENVVMKDVIGKKALTPSEKRELVVYSGSEHGISIRNACRLFIINSSVFYYKRKKNNEDDKIREELILLAEQHQTWGFWTMHHRLRNLGFGWNHKRVYRIYKSMKLNLRSKRKKRLPARVKEPLLRPVYPNVTWSMDFMHDTLENGKSVRSLNIIDDFNREILNITIDTSLPSARVVSELEQLIDWRGKPETIRVDNGPEFIAEKLKDWCNKNEVALHYIQPGKPTQNSLVERFNRTFRTEFLDVYLFENISQMRHYSEIWMWMYNNERPHKSLQYLTPRDFLLKYGKLTQTKANEFPTFQQNFNNDNNKLLTKSSTFKCT, encoded by the exons ATGAAAAACAGTAAATTTTCAGAAGTTCAGATTATTAAGATTTTAGCTGAACAAAATCAAGGAAGAACCGTGAATGAGATTTGCCGTGAACACGGGATCAGCCAGCCGACATTTTACAAATGGAAGAGTAAATATGGTGGTTTGGATGTGCAGCAACTCTCTAAAATGAAGGAATTGGAAAAGGAACTCTCACAATATAAAAAGATCGTGGCTGAACTTACGCTGGAAAACGTGGTAATGAAAGATGTGATTG GCAAAAAAGCTTTAACACCTTCCGAGAAGCGGGAACTGGTCGTTTATTCCGGATCGGAACACGGAATAAGCATTCGGAATGCGTGTAGACTTTTTATCATAAACAGTTCGGTATTTTATTATAAAAGAAAGAAAAATAATGAGGATGATAAGATTCGGGAGGAGTTGATTTTGCTCGCAGAACAGCATCAGACCTGGGGATTTTGGACAATGCACCACCGTTTGAGAAATTTGGGTTTCGGGTGGAATCACAAACGGGTTTACAGGATTTACAAATCGATGAAACTGAATCTAAGAAGTAAACGAAAGAAACGGCTTCCGGCAAGGGTGAAAGAGCCTTTGCTTCGTCCTGTTTATCCTAACGTAACGTGGAGTATGGATTTTATGCACGATACTCTGGAGAATGGTAAAAGCGTTAGAAGCCTTAATATCATTGATGATTTTAACAGAGAAATTTTGAATATTACCATCGACACCAGTTTACCATCAGCAAGAGTTGTTTCTGAGCTGGAACAACTAATCGACTGGCGTGGGAAACCTGAAACGATAAGAGTTGACAATGGTCCAGAGTTTATTGCTGAAAAACTAAAAGACTGGTGCAATAAAAATGAAGTCGCGCTTCATTATATTCAGCCTGGAAAACCAACGCAAAACTCTTTGGTAGAAAGATTCAACAGAACTTTTCGGACAGAATTCTTAGATGTTTATTTATTTGAGAACATCAGTCAGATGAGACATTATTCGGAAATTTGGATGTGGATGTATAATAATGAGCGGCCTCACAAATCATTGCAATACCTCACGCCGAGGGATTTTTTATTGAAATATGGAAAACTAACCCAAACTAAGGCCAACGAGTTTCCCACATTCCAACAAAATTTTAACAACGACAACAATAAATTATTAACTAAAAGCTCTACTTTTAAGTGTACTTAA
- a CDS encoding ISAon1 family transposase N-terminal region protein, with amino-acid sequence MSSEKELLKLLLPEYLVEYFDITHFEEKEGLLHLYFEEKNTVPKELSSLHLQSKGFHEEITVNDFPLRGKPVKLHIRRRRWTDIKSGKILQRDWNLIAVGTRMTKDFAEFLKKISRY; translated from the coding sequence ATGTCATCTGAGAAAGAATTATTAAAATTACTGTTACCGGAATATCTGGTTGAATACTTTGATATTACCCATTTTGAAGAAAAAGAAGGATTGCTTCATCTTTATTTTGAGGAAAAAAATACTGTTCCCAAAGAGCTTTCCTCTTTGCATCTACAATCCAAAGGCTTTCATGAAGAAATCACGGTTAATGACTTTCCTCTCCGTGGAAAACCTGTAAAACTTCACATCAGACGAAGAAGATGGACCGATATAAAATCTGGTAAGATCCTGCAGAGAGACTGGAATCTCATTGCCGTTGGAACCCGCATGACAAAGGACTTTGCGGAGTTCTTAAAAAAAATCAGCCGATACTAA